The Candidatus Defluviibacterium haderslevense DNA window CACCTCTTTACATAATTGTTCTGTTACGGGTAAAAAATCTATACTTCCTCTGAAAGGTGCAAAAGCTTTTTGCTTATACAAGGGTACAGGATAATAAATGGCGCAAGGAATACCTTTCAGCGTTAAATATTCTTTTAATGCGTCTCTCGTACCATTCGTAATTCTCATTGTGTATTGATGAAAAATATGATCACTATGCTTTGATCTTCGAGGAGTTATTATATGTGGATGATTAGCAAATGCCCTGTCATAATAATTTGCTGCTTCATTTCTTGCACGAGCATATTCATCAAGATGTTTTAATTTGATATCCAATATTGCAGCTTGTATAGTATCCAAGCGGGAGTTAACGCCTACCACCTCATGATAATACTGTACTGATTGTCCATGATTGGCGATCATGGTCATCTTTTTTGCCAATGCATCATCATTGGTAAAAATAGCTCCGCCATCACCATAACATCCTAAATTTTTTGATGGAAAAAAAGATGTGGTTCCAATGTGTCCAATACCACCTGCTCGTTGTTTCTGACCATTAGCATGTTGATAATAAGCACCAATGGCTTGAGCATTATCTTCTACTACATAGATCCCATACTCTTGAGCAATGGACATAATTTCATCCATTTGGGCGCATTGACCAAATAAATGAACCGGCACAATAGCTTTAGTACGAGGCGTAATAGCTGCTCTGATTCCTTCAACATCAATATTAAAATCATCCATTCGCACATCCACCATAATTGGTTTCAATTGAAGCAAAGCAATCACTTCTGCTGTAGCAACATAGGTAAATGCAGGAACTATGACTTCGTCACCCGGTTGTAATTCCAATGCCATTAATGCAATCTGCAAAGCATCTGTACCATTTGCACACGGAATGACATGGTTGACTCCTAAATACTGTTCTAGATTATGTTTAAATGTTTTTATCGGAGCTCCTCCAATAAAAGAAGTGGAAGCAATCACATCCAATACTGCTTGATCTATTTCTGTTTTGATTTTAGCATATTGGGATGCAAGATCCACCATTTGTAATTTTGCCATATTGTATATTTAATTTCTTCCGATACTAAAATAATTTATTCCTAATGATT harbors:
- a CDS encoding DegT/DnrJ/EryC1/StrS family aminotransferase codes for the protein MAKLQMVDLASQYAKIKTEIDQAVLDVIASTSFIGGAPIKTFKHNLEQYLGVNHVIPCANGTDALQIALMALELQPGDEVIVPAFTYVATAEVIALLQLKPIMVDVRMDDFNIDVEGIRAAITPRTKAIVPVHLFGQCAQMDEIMSIAQEYGIYVVEDNAQAIGAYYQHANGQKQRAGGIGHIGTTSFFPSKNLGCYGDGGAIFTNDDALAKKMTMIANHGQSVQYYHEVVGVNSRLDTIQAAILDIKLKHLDEYARARNEAANYYDRAFANHPHIITPRRSKHSDHIFHQYTMRITNGTRDALKEYLTLKGIPCAIYYPVPLYKQKAFAPFRGSIDFLPVTEQLCKEVISLAIHTEMTPAIQYEIIQAVLSFF